One segment of Ascidiaceihabitans donghaensis DNA contains the following:
- a CDS encoding ABC transporter ATP-binding protein, with the protein MFKFFENLVDPYVSYAETDTPPTKLWPFLREYSKPFKTVFILTAIMSIVVAAVEVGLIYYMGRVVDVLGGEPDQVWADYGTEFIVIAVFILVLRPVLQVLDVALLNNAILPNFGTLIRWRAHKHVLRQSVGWFENDFAGRIANRIMQTPPAAGEVVFQVFDAISFSLAYMIGAAILLSTSDPRLLLPLLGWFVLYALLIKWTVKRVGPASQAASDARSTVTGRVVDAYSNIHSVKMFAHHNREIDYAKDAIEKTRQTFQKEMRIFTVMDVMLVTLNGLLIVGVVGWAIALWVQGSTSVGVVAAATALTLRLNAMTGWIMWALTSFFRQLGVVAEGMETIAQPITLVDVPDAKPLTLDKGRIEMRGLTHHYGRETGGIEGMDLVIESGQKIGLIGRSGAGKSTLVKLLLRFYDPDAGQILIDGQDISKVTQDSLRLNIGMVQQESSLLHRSVRDNLLYGKPDATEEDIIAAAKQAEAHEFILGLEDPEGRQGYDAQVGERGVKLSGGQRQRVTLARVVLKNAPILLLDEATSALDSEVEAAIQDTLYGMMQGKTVIAIAHRLSTIAQMDRILVLDGGQIVEDGDHDALLAQDGLYAEFWARQSGGFLKTEAAE; encoded by the coding sequence ATGTTTAAATTCTTCGAAAATCTTGTCGACCCTTACGTGTCCTATGCTGAAACGGACACTCCGCCCACAAAGCTGTGGCCGTTTTTGCGCGAATATTCAAAGCCGTTCAAAACTGTTTTCATCCTAACTGCGATCATGTCGATTGTTGTGGCCGCGGTTGAGGTTGGCCTGATCTATTACATGGGCCGCGTTGTCGATGTTTTGGGCGGTGAACCCGATCAGGTCTGGGCAGATTACGGCACGGAATTCATCGTGATAGCGGTGTTTATTTTGGTGCTGCGCCCCGTGCTGCAGGTGCTGGACGTTGCGCTTTTGAACAACGCGATTTTGCCGAACTTTGGCACCCTGATCCGGTGGCGTGCGCATAAACATGTGTTGCGGCAATCCGTGGGTTGGTTTGAAAACGACTTTGCGGGGCGCATTGCCAACCGCATTATGCAAACGCCCCCGGCGGCAGGTGAAGTCGTATTTCAAGTTTTTGACGCAATTTCCTTTTCGCTGGCCTACATGATTGGTGCCGCGATTTTACTAAGCACCTCGGACCCGCGATTGTTGCTGCCATTGCTTGGATGGTTTGTGCTGTACGCGCTTTTGATCAAGTGGACGGTCAAACGTGTGGGCCCCGCGTCGCAGGCGGCGTCTGATGCGCGGTCTACCGTGACGGGCCGTGTGGTAGACGCCTATTCCAACATCCACTCCGTCAAAATGTTTGCCCACCACAATCGTGAAATCGATTATGCAAAAGACGCGATTGAGAAAACGCGACAGACCTTTCAAAAGGAAATGCGCATCTTCACCGTGATGGATGTGATGTTGGTGACGCTGAATGGTTTGCTGATCGTGGGCGTCGTCGGCTGGGCCATCGCGCTTTGGGTTCAAGGATCGACCAGCGTGGGTGTTGTCGCCGCCGCCACGGCGCTGACCTTACGCTTGAACGCCATGACGGGGTGGATCATGTGGGCGTTGACCTCGTTCTTTCGCCAGTTGGGTGTGGTTGCGGAAGGTATGGAAACCATCGCGCAGCCGATCACCTTGGTTGATGTGCCGGACGCCAAGCCCCTGACGCTGGACAAAGGCCGCATCGAAATGCGCGGCCTGACCCACCACTACGGCCGCGAAACGGGTGGCATCGAAGGCATGGATCTTGTGATTGAGTCGGGTCAGAAGATAGGGTTGATTGGCCGTTCCGGCGCAGGCAAATCCACATTGGTGAAGCTGTTGCTGCGCTTTTATGATCCCGATGCCGGACAAATCTTGATCGACGGGCAGGACATTTCAAAAGTCACCCAAGACAGTCTGCGTTTGAATATCGGTATGGTGCAGCAGGAAAGCTCTTTGTTGCATCGGTCGGTGCGCGACAATCTTTTGTACGGCAAACCCGACGCGACTGAGGAAGATATCATTGCCGCGGCCAAACAGGCCGAAGCGCATGAATTTATCCTTGGGCTGGAAGACCCCGAAGGGCGTCAGGGCTATGACGCGCAAGTCGGCGAACGCGGTGTGAAGTTGTCGGGTGGTCAACGGCAGCGTGTGACGCTGGCGCGTGTTGTTTTGAAAAATGCGCCAATTCTGCTGCTGGACGAAGCCACCAGTGCTTTGGACAGCGAAGTTGAGGCCGCCATTCAGGATACGCTTTATGGTATGATGCAGGGAAAAACCGTGATCGCGATTGCCCACCGTTTGTCCACCATCGCCCAGATGGACCGCATTCTTGTGCTGGATGGCGGACAGATTGTCGAAGATGGCGATCATGACGCGCTTTTGGCGCAAGATGGCCTATATGCTGAATTCTGGGCGCGCCAATCCGGCGGGTTCCTGAAAACAGAGGCTGCCGAGTGA